In one Pseudodesulfovibrio tunisiensis genomic region, the following are encoded:
- the glmM gene encoding phosphoglucosamine mutase, producing the protein MTQRLFGTDGLRGQVNIFPMTAEIALRLGLAAGQYFRNGSKRHRVVIGKDTRLSGYVYETALTSGLCANGMDVFLVGPMPTPAISFLTRNMRADVGVVISASHNPFMDNGIKFFDRDGFKLPDEEEDRIASLVLDPSTQWDYPAAEEIGRAYRIDDARGRYIVYLKNSFSSHLTLDGMRIVLDCANGAAYGVAPYVFEELGAEVIKIGMHPDGININDKCGSLYPEGISRKVVEYGADIGLALDGDADRLIVCDEKGKVLDGDQIMALSAMEMLEQGRLTKNMLVATVMSNMALELFMQERGGTLLRTPVGDRYVVEAMRREGAMLGGEQSGHLIFMEHSTTGDGLLAALQLLRIMCERQKPLSELAGLLQPFPQVLKNVHVERKIPFEEAPKVQEAVRKVEDALYGKGRVLLRYSGTEAVARVMVEGPNLDKVEEYVGEIVEACEKHLR; encoded by the coding sequence ATGACGCAACGACTTTTCGGCACCGACGGCCTGCGGGGGCAGGTGAACATATTCCCCATGACTGCGGAAATCGCGCTTCGGCTCGGACTTGCCGCCGGCCAGTATTTCCGCAACGGTTCCAAGCGGCACAGGGTTGTCATCGGCAAGGATACGCGCCTGTCCGGCTATGTGTATGAAACCGCACTGACCTCCGGGCTGTGCGCCAACGGCATGGACGTGTTTCTTGTCGGTCCCATGCCCACCCCGGCGATTTCTTTTCTGACCCGGAACATGCGTGCCGACGTGGGCGTGGTGATTTCCGCGTCGCACAATCCGTTCATGGACAACGGCATCAAGTTCTTCGATCGCGACGGATTCAAGCTGCCCGACGAGGAAGAGGACAGGATTGCCTCTCTGGTTCTCGATCCCTCGACCCAATGGGATTACCCGGCTGCCGAAGAGATCGGCAGGGCATACCGCATCGATGATGCGCGCGGCAGATACATCGTCTACCTCAAGAACAGCTTTTCCAGTCATCTGACTCTGGACGGCATGCGCATCGTGCTGGACTGTGCCAATGGCGCGGCCTACGGTGTGGCTCCCTACGTGTTCGAGGAACTCGGGGCCGAGGTCATCAAGATCGGCATGCATCCCGACGGGATCAACATCAACGACAAGTGCGGTTCCCTGTACCCCGAGGGCATTTCCCGCAAGGTCGTGGAGTACGGCGCGGACATCGGGTTGGCGCTGGACGGCGATGCGGACAGGCTCATTGTCTGCGACGAAAAGGGCAAGGTGCTGGATGGCGATCAGATCATGGCCCTGTCCGCCATGGAGATGCTCGAACAGGGGCGTTTGACCAAGAACATGCTGGTGGCCACGGTCATGAGCAACATGGCTCTGGAGCTTTTCATGCAGGAGCGGGGCGGGACCCTGCTGCGTACGCCCGTGGGCGACAGGTATGTGGTGGAAGCCATGCGGCGCGAAGGCGCCATGCTCGGCGGAGAGCAGTCCGGCCATCTGATTTTCATGGAACACAGCACCACCGGAGACGGCCTGCTTGCGGCGCTGCAATTGTTGCGTATAATGTGCGAAAGGCAGAAACCCCTTTCCGAACTTGCGGGATTGCTTCAGCCGTTTCCGCAGGTACTTAAAAACGTGCACGTGGAGCGGAAGATTCCCTTTGAGGAAGCTCCCAAGGTGCAGGAGGCCGTGCGCAAGGTGGAGGACGCCTTGTACGGCAAGGGAAGGGTTCTGCTTCGGTATTCCGGCACCGAGGCCGTGGCGCGTGTCATGGTCGAGGGACCGAACCTCGACAAGGTGGAGGAATACGTCGGCGAAATCGTTGAAGCCTGTGAAAAGCATTTGCGTTAA
- a CDS encoding CdaR family protein, which yields MMKNWQTMLLALGLAVFTWFLVTGREKVEAWIDMPLVMTNPPEGMIIKDGLVDRIQVRVRGPRGLVNSLANERHSYPLDVNKVKIGEQVVEIDADRISLSSSFEVMEVKPNRLTLTVDRNVQRTIPVDASWAGNLNPYYDQVGVNVEPASVEIRGPETVLRKITRTSVVVKEDFPDEVPASWVEDVPLLLPEEVEASPGQVRVEVAFAARTKEIWIKLPLEIPETGRFAVRTSQDYVRFLMEGPLYLFRDNDFRKDMAARLVLPDNPGPGRYELDYHVTLPEGCRVVKRNPEVVSTEIRAAK from the coding sequence ATGATGAAGAACTGGCAGACCATGCTTCTGGCTCTGGGGTTGGCCGTCTTTACCTGGTTTCTCGTCACGGGGCGGGAAAAGGTCGAGGCGTGGATCGACATGCCGCTGGTCATGACCAACCCGCCCGAAGGCATGATCATCAAGGATGGTCTGGTTGACAGGATTCAGGTACGGGTCCGCGGGCCGCGTGGACTGGTGAATTCGCTGGCCAATGAGCGGCATTCCTATCCTCTCGACGTGAACAAGGTGAAGATCGGCGAACAGGTCGTGGAAATCGATGCGGATCGCATTTCCCTTTCCTCGTCCTTCGAGGTCATGGAGGTCAAACCCAACAGGTTGACCCTGACCGTGGACAGGAATGTTCAGCGGACGATTCCCGTGGATGCGTCCTGGGCTGGCAATCTGAATCCGTATTACGATCAGGTTGGGGTGAACGTGGAACCGGCTTCCGTGGAGATTCGCGGGCCGGAAACCGTGCTGCGCAAGATCACGCGGACATCGGTTGTGGTCAAGGAGGATTTCCCGGATGAGGTTCCGGCTTCCTGGGTCGAGGATGTGCCTCTGCTTCTGCCCGAGGAGGTCGAGGCTTCGCCCGGACAGGTGCGTGTGGAGGTCGCCTTTGCCGCCAGGACCAAGGAAATCTGGATCAAGCTGCCGCTCGAAATTCCCGAGACCGGCAGGTTTGCGGTGCGCACCTCTCAGGATTACGTGCGATTCCTGATGGAGGGGCCGCTCTATCTTTTCAGGGACAATGATTTTCGCAAGGACATGGCCGCCAGACTCGTGCTGCCCGACAATCCCGGACCGGGAAGGTACGAGCTCGACTATCACGTGACTCTTCCCGAGGGATGCCGCGTCGTGAAGCGCAACCCCGAGGTGGTGTCCACTGAAATCAGGGCGGCCAAATAA
- the cdaA gene encoding diadenylate cyclase CdaA, whose protein sequence is MIELFGFQFTWQAALDIGLVALLYYNIILLVRGTRAAAALYGLMMLLVIYYFSDLLNLYTLNTLLGEFLSSLFLVIIILFRKDVRKALAAVGTKRFWRPSEASEDTLDQVVGAVMDMSSTRTGAIIVIEKSVPLGDIAERGIELDAKVNKDLLKTIFTMDTPLHDGAVVIRRNRILAAACILPLSSKLKGQPMFGTRHRAALGISEGSDAITIVVSEERGEVSIALNGRLTTSLDEVRLRRVLRNVLER, encoded by the coding sequence GTGATAGAGCTTTTCGGATTTCAGTTCACATGGCAGGCGGCGCTGGACATCGGCCTTGTGGCCCTGCTGTACTACAACATCATTCTGCTGGTTCGGGGAACCCGGGCCGCGGCCGCGCTGTACGGCCTCATGATGCTGCTGGTCATCTACTATTTTTCGGACCTGCTGAATCTCTATACACTCAACACTCTGCTTGGGGAGTTCCTGAGTTCCCTGTTTCTGGTGATCATCATCCTTTTCCGCAAGGACGTGCGAAAGGCTCTGGCGGCCGTGGGAACCAAGCGGTTCTGGCGACCTTCCGAGGCCAGCGAGGATACGCTCGATCAGGTGGTGGGCGCGGTCATGGACATGTCGTCCACCCGTACCGGAGCTATTATCGTCATCGAGAAGAGCGTGCCTCTGGGCGACATTGCGGAGCGCGGCATCGAATTGGATGCCAAGGTGAACAAGGATCTGCTCAAGACCATTTTCACCATGGACACGCCCTTGCATGACGGCGCGGTGGTGATCCGGCGAAACCGGATTCTCGCGGCTGCCTGCATCCTGCCGCTGTCCAGCAAACTCAAGGGGCAGCCCATGTTCGGCACGCGTCACAGGGCCGCTCTCGGCATCAGTGAAGGATCGGACGCCATTACCATCGTGGTGTCCGAGGAACGCGGCGAAGTGTCCATCGCCCTGAACGGGCGGCTGACCACCAGCCTTGATGAAGTTCGCCTGCGGCGTGTGCTGCGAAACGTTCTGGAGCGCTAG
- the ftsH gene encoding ATP-dependent zinc metalloprotease FtsH, with product MNNHMKNLVIWAIIFILMVVLFNLFNQPPMPKHQPSYSEFLTMVDQGGVQEVKIQGRKISGVKASGERFQTYAPEDPKLVDTLISKGVEVKAEPPEESPWYMTLFLSWAPMLLLIGVWIFFMRQMQGGSGGKGAMSFGRSRAKLINEEHAKVTFADVAGVDEAKEELSEVVDFLREPRKFTRLGGRIPKGVLLVGPPGTGKTLLARAVAGEAGVPFFSISGSDFVEMFVGVGAARVRDLFVQGKKSAPCLIFIDEIDAVGRQRGAGLGGGHDEREQTLNQLLVEMDGFESNEGVILVAATNRPDVLDPALLRPGRFDRQVVVPTPDLRGRERILKVHSRKTPLAPEVELATIARGTPGFSGADLENLVNEAALHAAKVGKDRVEMADFEEAKDKVLMGKERRSVILSDEEKKTTAWHEAGHALIAKLLPGTDPVHKVSIIPRGRALGVTMQLPVDDRHNYSKQYLEHTMAVLMGGRVAEEIALDQRTTGASNDIERATKMAHNMVCMWGMSEKLGPLSFGDNQEQVFLGKELIHNKNYGEETAKTIDSEVRRFVEEAHERAKALLKDNFEALGWIADALLDRETISGADIDLLMEGKPLPPLPENGNNGSGAAGSNGGPQSSGPGYSPVSEEKAGNEQADAAGNEEDDFLLEEEDVPSDEKDDGKKIQ from the coding sequence TTGAACAACCATATGAAAAATCTGGTGATTTGGGCGATCATATTCATCCTGATGGTCGTCCTGTTCAATCTGTTCAACCAGCCCCCGATGCCCAAGCATCAGCCTTCCTACAGCGAGTTCCTGACCATGGTGGATCAGGGCGGCGTGCAGGAAGTGAAGATTCAGGGCCGCAAGATTTCCGGCGTCAAGGCGTCCGGCGAACGGTTTCAGACCTATGCGCCGGAAGATCCCAAGCTCGTGGACACGCTGATCAGCAAGGGTGTCGAGGTCAAGGCCGAGCCGCCCGAGGAGTCTCCCTGGTACATGACCCTGTTCCTGTCCTGGGCACCCATGCTGTTGCTCATCGGCGTGTGGATTTTCTTCATGCGTCAGATGCAGGGCGGGTCCGGTGGCAAGGGAGCCATGAGCTTCGGACGCTCTCGGGCCAAGCTGATCAACGAGGAACACGCCAAGGTCACGTTTGCGGATGTTGCGGGTGTTGACGAAGCCAAGGAAGAGCTTTCCGAGGTCGTGGACTTTCTGCGCGAACCCCGCAAGTTCACCCGGCTCGGTGGTCGCATTCCCAAGGGCGTTCTGCTCGTGGGCCCTCCGGGCACGGGCAAGACCCTGCTGGCCCGTGCTGTTGCGGGTGAGGCCGGTGTCCCGTTCTTTTCCATCTCGGGCTCGGATTTCGTGGAAATGTTCGTGGGCGTGGGTGCGGCGCGTGTGCGCGATCTGTTCGTGCAAGGCAAGAAAAGTGCTCCGTGCCTGATCTTCATTGACGAAATCGATGCCGTGGGGCGTCAGCGTGGTGCTGGCCTCGGCGGCGGACATGACGAGCGCGAGCAGACCCTGAACCAGCTTCTCGTGGAAATGGATGGTTTCGAATCCAACGAAGGCGTCATTCTCGTGGCCGCCACAAACCGTCCGGACGTGCTTGACCCGGCCCTGCTCAGGCCCGGTCGTTTCGACCGTCAGGTCGTGGTACCCACCCCGGACCTGCGTGGGCGCGAGCGTATCCTCAAGGTGCATTCCCGCAAGACTCCGTTGGCTCCGGAAGTGGAACTCGCCACCATCGCGCGCGGCACTCCGGGCTTTTCCGGCGCGGATCTGGAGAACCTGGTCAACGAAGCCGCTCTGCATGCGGCCAAGGTCGGCAAGGATCGCGTTGAGATGGCGGATTTCGAGGAGGCCAAGGACAAGGTCCTCATGGGCAAGGAGCGCCGCAGCGTGATCCTGTCCGACGAGGAAAAGAAGACCACGGCCTGGCACGAGGCCGGACATGCCCTGATTGCCAAGCTGCTGCCCGGCACGGACCCGGTTCACAAGGTGTCCATCATTCCGCGCGGCAGGGCACTTGGCGTGACCATGCAGCTTCCCGTGGACGACAGGCACAATTATTCCAAGCAGTATCTGGAACACACCATGGCCGTGCTCATGGGCGGTCGCGTGGCCGAGGAAATCGCCTTGGATCAGCGGACCACGGGCGCGAGCAACGATATCGAGCGCGCCACCAAGATGGCTCATAACATGGTCTGCATGTGGGGCATGAGTGAAAAGCTCGGTCCCTTGTCCTTTGGCGACAATCAGGAGCAGGTGTTTCTGGGCAAGGAACTCATCCACAACAAGAACTACGGCGAGGAAACCGCCAAGACCATCGACTCCGAAGTGCGGCGGTTCGTCGAGGAAGCCCATGAAAGGGCCAAGGCGCTGCTCAAGGACAACTTCGAAGCGCTGGGTTGGATTGCGGATGCCCTGCTTGATCGGGAAACCATTTCCGGCGCGGACATCGATCTGCTCATGGAAGGCAAGCCGCTGCCGCCTCTGCCTGAAAACGGCAACAACGGTTCCGGTGCCGCCGGAAGCAATGGCGGTCCCCAGTCCTCGGGCCCGGGCTATTCTCCCGTGAGCGAGGAAAAGGCCGGGAACGAACAGGCTGATGCCGCTGGCAACGAGGAGGATGATTTTCTTCTCGAGGAAGAAGACGTGCCGTCCGACGAAAAGGACGACGGCAAGAAAATTCAGTAA
- the folP gene encoding dihydropteroate synthase — MTDSTWILKGGRVLGPAPFFIAGVVNVTPDSFYDGGRHPDSISGVEHAALLARQGAEMLDIGGESTRPYADPVSLEQELERVVPVVTELARGVSNGEGELLTPALSVDTYKAGVAAAALDAGADVINDVSAFEFDPELLDVVAQYKPGYVLMHSLGRPETMQDAPSYENVVDEMLAFFERKLEILDKAGLPKENVTLDPGIGFGKLLEHNLEIMRNIERFKVFGLPLYVGLSNKSLWQGLLGLGVESRQNATQAGVAVMAMKGVAVHRVHEVALTRQTLAVVKAAA, encoded by the coding sequence ATGACTGATAGTACATGGATACTCAAGGGGGGCAGGGTCTTGGGCCCGGCCCCCTTTTTCATTGCCGGGGTGGTGAATGTCACCCCTGATTCGTTTTATGACGGCGGCAGGCACCCGGACAGCATTTCCGGTGTGGAGCACGCTGCGCTTCTGGCCCGACAGGGGGCGGAAATGCTGGATATCGGCGGTGAAAGCACGCGTCCCTACGCCGATCCCGTTTCGCTGGAGCAGGAACTGGAACGGGTCGTGCCCGTGGTGACGGAACTGGCCCGGGGCGTTTCGAACGGGGAAGGGGAACTGCTGACCCCGGCTTTGTCCGTGGATACCTACAAGGCCGGTGTCGCGGCTGCGGCGCTGGATGCTGGTGCCGACGTGATCAATGACGTGTCCGCATTCGAGTTCGATCCGGAATTGCTCGACGTGGTGGCCCAGTACAAGCCCGGCTATGTGCTCATGCACAGCCTGGGCAGGCCGGAAACCATGCAGGATGCGCCGTCCTACGAAAATGTGGTGGACGAGATGCTTGCCTTTTTCGAGCGCAAGCTGGAAATACTGGACAAGGCCGGGCTGCCCAAGGAAAATGTCACACTGGACCCGGGCATCGGGTTCGGCAAGCTCCTTGAGCACAATCTGGAGATCATGCGCAATATCGAGCGGTTCAAGGTGTTCGGGTTGCCATTGTACGTGGGGCTTTCCAACAAGTCCCTGTGGCAGGGACTTCTCGGGCTCGGCGTGGAGAGTCGTCAAAATGCCACGCAGGCCGGAGTCGCGGTCATGGCAATGAAGGGCGTGGCCGTGCATCGGGTGCACGAGGTGGCCCTGACCAGGCAGACCTTGGCCGTGGTAAAGGCCGCAGCATAG
- the argH gene encoding argininosuccinate lyase: MADNKMWGGRFEQGTAADMEAYSESVSFDWRLYAEDIRGSQAHAKMLAEQGFLTSEEAETICSGLDRVKAEIEAGNFEWKVGHEDVHMNIESRLTEIIGPLGGKLHTARSRNDQVCLDFRLHVAARLEDWRSRLAALVAAFKDGASENRNVILPGCTHFQPAQPVSLAHHLLAYCQMFRRDFERVDQCLVRTRISPLGAAALAGTTHPVNPAAVAGHLGLEGVFANSMDAVSDRDFAVEAVFCGSLIMTHLSRFCEEIIIWANPNFGFVKLPDAYSTGSSIMPQKKNPDACEIMRGKTARVNGSLVALLTLLKGLPLAYNRDMQEDKEPFFDADRTVASSLGIMEGMLRQLEFVPERMAETVQRGFLNATELADYLAASGVPFREAHHITGAAVAYAEKHGKALEELSLEELRQFSSRIGEDVFAVLDYRAAVERRTSSGGTGPDSVSAQIKGLEAWLNSVA, translated from the coding sequence ATGGCAGACAACAAGATGTGGGGCGGCCGGTTCGAACAGGGCACGGCCGCCGACATGGAAGCCTATTCCGAGTCCGTATCCTTTGACTGGCGTTTGTACGCCGAGGATATCCGCGGCTCGCAGGCGCATGCGAAAATGCTCGCCGAGCAGGGCTTTCTGACCTCGGAGGAGGCGGAAACCATCTGTTCCGGGCTGGACAGGGTCAAGGCCGAGATCGAGGCCGGGAATTTCGAGTGGAAAGTGGGACACGAGGATGTTCACATGAACATCGAGTCCCGGCTCACCGAAATCATCGGTCCTCTGGGCGGCAAGCTGCATACTGCGCGCAGTCGCAACGATCAGGTCTGTCTGGATTTCCGGCTGCATGTTGCCGCGCGTCTCGAGGACTGGCGTTCGCGTCTGGCCGCGCTCGTGGCCGCGTTCAAGGACGGGGCATCGGAAAACAGAAATGTCATCCTGCCCGGATGCACCCATTTCCAGCCAGCCCAGCCCGTGAGTCTGGCGCATCATCTGCTGGCCTATTGCCAGATGTTCCGCCGGGATTTCGAGCGTGTGGACCAGTGTCTTGTGCGCACACGGATTTCTCCGCTGGGCGCAGCCGCTCTGGCCGGGACCACGCATCCGGTGAATCCCGCTGCGGTTGCCGGGCATCTCGGTCTGGAAGGTGTGTTCGCCAACAGCATGGACGCGGTGTCGGATCGCGATTTCGCAGTGGAGGCCGTGTTCTGCGGCAGCCTGATCATGACGCACCTTTCGCGCTTCTGCGAGGAGATCATCATCTGGGCCAATCCGAATTTCGGGTTCGTGAAGCTGCCGGACGCCTATTCCACGGGATCGTCCATCATGCCCCAGAAGAAGAACCCGGACGCCTGTGAGATCATGCGCGGCAAGACCGCTCGCGTGAACGGTTCGCTGGTCGCCCTGCTGACTCTGCTCAAGGGACTGCCTCTGGCCTACAATCGGGACATGCAGGAAGACAAGGAACCGTTCTTCGATGCGGACCGCACCGTGGCTTCGTCTCTCGGCATCATGGAAGGCATGCTCCGTCAGCTCGAGTTCGTGCCGGAACGCATGGCCGAGACCGTGCAGCGTGGATTCCTGAATGCCACGGAGCTGGCCGATTATCTGGCCGCATCCGGCGTGCCGTTTCGCGAGGCGCACCATATTACCGGTGCTGCGGTCGCCTACGCCGAAAAGCACGGCAAGGCGCTCGAGGAATTGAGTCTGGAGGAATTGCGTCAATTCTCTTCCAGGATCGGCGAGGATGTCTTTGCCGTTCTGGATTACAGAGCTGCCGTGGAGCGGCGGACCTCATCCGGCGGAACCGGACCGGATTCCGTGAGCGCGCAGATAAAGGGATTGGAAGCCTGGTTGAATTCCGTGGCCTGA
- the galU gene encoding UTP--glucose-1-phosphate uridylyltransferase GalU — translation MDIKKVVIPVAGWGTRSLPATKNIPKEMLPIYKKPIVQYIVEEAMQAGLKDVVFITNQNKRIIEDHFDRNFLLEQLLTRGGKLDLLEEVKRVADMVNVVSVRQKVQLGLGHAVLCASEVCKNEPFAVMLGDDLMFGLNSGISQLIEAAKAENKAVVGVIEVPRDKVSKYGVIAGEEFAKGMYRVSKLVEKPKVEDAPSNLAIIGRYVLLPEIFDILDGQKAGVGGEIQLTDALQGLADRDKLIAVKLQGQRFDAGDWVEYLTANIYFALHDEELRDDLVKRLQELLSCSD, via the coding sequence ATGGACATCAAGAAAGTCGTGATTCCGGTCGCTGGATGGGGAACCAGATCGCTGCCCGCAACCAAGAACATCCCCAAGGAAATGCTGCCGATATACAAGAAGCCCATCGTGCAGTACATCGTGGAAGAAGCCATGCAGGCCGGGCTCAAGGACGTGGTGTTCATCACCAACCAGAACAAGCGGATCATCGAGGATCATTTCGACCGCAACTTTCTGCTCGAGCAACTCCTGACCCGCGGCGGCAAGCTGGACCTTCTGGAAGAGGTCAAGCGGGTTGCGGACATGGTGAATGTGGTTTCCGTGCGCCAGAAGGTGCAGCTCGGTCTGGGGCATGCCGTCCTGTGCGCCAGCGAGGTGTGCAAGAACGAACCCTTTGCGGTCATGCTCGGCGACGACCTCATGTTCGGTCTGAATTCCGGCATCAGCCAGCTCATCGAAGCTGCGAAAGCCGAAAACAAGGCCGTGGTCGGCGTGATCGAGGTGCCGAGAGACAAGGTCAGCAAGTACGGCGTGATTGCCGGTGAGGAATTTGCCAAGGGCATGTATCGCGTCAGCAAGCTGGTGGAAAAGCCCAAGGTCGAGGATGCTCCGTCCAATCTGGCGATCATCGGCAGATACGTGCTGCTGCCCGAGATTTTCGACATTCTGGATGGCCAGAAGGCTGGTGTGGGCGGGGAAATCCAGCTTACCGATGCCTTGCAGGGACTCGCTGACCGGGACAAGCTCATTGCCGTGAAGCTTCAGGGCCAGCGGTTTGACGCTGGCGACTGGGTGGAATATCTTACCGCCAACATCTATTTCGCTCTGCACGACGAGGAATTGCGCGACGACCTTGTCAAACGGCTTCAGGAGTTGCTGTCTTGTTCAGATTGA